The Canis aureus isolate CA01 chromosome 9, VMU_Caureus_v.1.0, whole genome shotgun sequence genome has a segment encoding these proteins:
- the CINP gene encoding cyclin-dependent kinase 2-interacting protein — MAANTLGGTTPRKPVLSVSARKIKDNAADWHNLILKWETLNDTGFATANKIANLKISLWSEDKTELQSSSPASREDADKRLPEYSKELEALCEELQTTYDALAKIQMKMEKLSSTTKGVCELEDYHYRDGRHRPPLFHTWPTAYFYEVSRKLSDMYQKELLLKRTVIEELAHTMDHDLTLSYLSMWLHQPYVETNSKLLLESMLLETGHRAL; from the exons CAAACACTCTTGGAGGAACAACGCCCAGAAAACCTGTCTTATCTGTCAGTGCGAGGAAAATTAAGGACAATGCCGCTGATTGGCATAATTTAATCCTGAAATGGGAAACCCTTAATGATACAGGTTTTGCTACCGCAAATAAAATTGCCAACCTGAAAATCAGTTTATG GAGTGAAGACAAGACAGAGTTACAGAGCAGCAGCCCGGCTTCTAGGGAAGATGCGGACAAGAGACTTCCAGAATATAGCAAGGAGCTGGAGGCGCTGTGTGAGGAGCTGCAGACCACCTACGATGCTTTG GCCAAAATCCAGATGAAAATGGAAAAGCTGTCTTCGACCACCAAGGGGGTTTGTGAGCTAGAGGACTACCATTACAGGGACGGGAGGCATCGCCCTCCCCTGTTTCACACGTGGCCCACAGCCTATTTCT ATGAGGTTTCCCGAAAGCTCTCCGACATGTACCAGAAGGAGCTTCTCCTGAAGCGCACAGTCATTGAGGAGCTGGCTCACACCATGGACCACGACCTCACCCTGAGCTACTTGTCCATGTGGCTGCACCAGCCCTACGTGGAGACCAACAGCAAGCTACTTCTGGAAAGCATGCTGCTCGAAACGGGGCACCGAGCCCTGTGA